One Streptomyces mobaraensis NBRC 13819 = DSM 40847 DNA segment encodes these proteins:
- a CDS encoding VOC family protein, translated as MTHTWPEHLAVGAVRFARPTAHYDDVLTFYADDLGLPVLARWRDHDGYDGVVLGLPGTPVHMEITQHGTPPRVPAPHPENQLVLYLRGPEARDAAVRRLEERGRRPVAPANPYWARHGAVLFEDPDGWLVVLAPWVFGSDPQPGDAPVGGA; from the coding sequence ATGACACACACCTGGCCCGAGCACCTGGCCGTGGGCGCCGTGCGGTTCGCCCGGCCCACGGCCCACTACGACGACGTGCTGACCTTCTACGCGGACGACCTCGGCCTCCCGGTCCTCGCCCGCTGGCGTGACCACGACGGCTACGACGGCGTCGTCCTGGGACTGCCCGGAACCCCCGTGCACATGGAGATCACCCAGCACGGCACCCCGCCCCGCGTCCCCGCGCCCCACCCGGAGAACCAACTGGTGCTGTACCTGCGCGGACCCGAGGCCCGGGACGCGGCCGTGCGCCGGCTGGAGGAGCGCGGCCGACGGCCGGTGGCCCCCGCCAACCCGTACTGGGCCCGGCACGGCGCCGTGCTGTTCGAGGACCCGGACGGCTGGCTGGTCGTCCTGGCGCCCTGGGTGTTCGGCAGCGATCCGCAGCCGGGCGACGCGCCGGTGGGCGGCGCCTGA
- a CDS encoding UDP-glucose dehydrogenase family protein, translated as MRIAVVGQGYVGVTGAVALAQAGHLVTGIEQDRDRLDALTLGRAPVVEPGLQDQLSLALASGRLSFAGALAPAHAERPFDAVLVTVGSPPAPDGTADLRQVTAAVEEAAGLTPATCVVLKSTVPPGTSDRLLAARPDLRDRFASNPEFLNQGSAMEDWTAPSRLVVGIWSRRVLPLLRSLYDGTICPWVVTTPASAEMAKYASNTFLAAKISFANEIARLCSAPGFDVDDVMQAVGYDPRIGHAFLQPGLGFGDSCLPKDTLALARWAAALGVRTPLLNAVVEVNATQPGVVREILRRELGQDLRRSVIAVLGARYEPWSDDMRAAPSLSLVPALVREAARVRIWDPALGQGGLAALFPGTEPVADLRTAVRDAHAAVILTEWPEVVEADWTDLGARLARPRVVVDGKNCLRPWQLARLPLRYRGIGNRPAAGVPDPAGSAGITGV; from the coding sequence ATGCGCATAGCCGTCGTGGGTCAGGGATACGTCGGGGTGACCGGGGCGGTGGCCCTCGCCCAGGCCGGGCATCTCGTCACCGGCATCGAGCAGGACCGGGACCGGCTCGATGCCCTCACGCTGGGCCGGGCGCCGGTCGTCGAGCCGGGACTGCAGGACCAGCTGTCCCTCGCGCTGGCCTCCGGCCGGCTCTCCTTCGCCGGCGCGCTCGCGCCGGCTCACGCCGAGCGGCCCTTCGACGCCGTGCTGGTCACGGTGGGCTCACCGCCCGCGCCGGACGGGACGGCGGACCTCCGGCAGGTGACCGCCGCCGTCGAGGAGGCGGCCGGGCTCACCCCGGCGACCTGCGTGGTGCTGAAGTCGACGGTGCCGCCCGGCACGAGCGACCGGCTGCTCGCGGCCCGGCCGGACCTGCGGGACCGGTTCGCCAGCAACCCCGAGTTCCTCAACCAGGGCAGCGCCATGGAGGACTGGACGGCCCCCTCCCGGCTGGTCGTCGGCATCTGGTCGCGCCGGGTGCTCCCACTGCTCCGCAGCCTGTACGACGGGACGATCTGCCCCTGGGTGGTGACCACCCCGGCCAGCGCGGAGATGGCCAAGTACGCCAGCAACACCTTCCTCGCCGCGAAGATCAGCTTCGCCAACGAGATCGCCCGGCTGTGCTCCGCGCCGGGCTTCGACGTGGACGACGTGATGCAGGCGGTCGGCTACGACCCGCGCATCGGGCACGCGTTCCTCCAGCCGGGGCTCGGCTTCGGCGACTCCTGCCTGCCCAAGGACACGCTGGCGCTGGCCCGTTGGGCCGCCGCGCTGGGCGTGCGCACCCCGCTGCTGAACGCGGTCGTCGAGGTGAACGCCACCCAGCCCGGCGTCGTCCGGGAGATCCTCCGCCGCGAGCTGGGGCAGGATCTCCGCCGGTCGGTGATCGCGGTGCTCGGCGCCCGGTACGAGCCGTGGAGCGACGACATGCGGGCGGCGCCCAGCCTGTCGCTGGTCCCCGCGCTGGTCCGGGAGGCCGCGCGGGTGCGGATCTGGGACCCGGCGCTCGGCCAGGGCGGGCTGGCGGCCCTCTTCCCCGGCACCGAACCCGTCGCGGACCTGCGGACGGCGGTCCGCGACGCGCACGCCGCCGTCATCCTGACCGAGTGGCCGGAGGTGGTCGAGGCCGACTGGACGGACCTCGGGGCGCGGCTCGCCCGCCCACGGGTCGTCGTGGACGGCAAGAACTGCCTGCGCCCGTGGCAGTTGGCGCGGCTGCCGCTGCGCTACCGGGGCATCGGCAACCGGCCGGCGGCCGGGGTCCCGGATCCGGCGGGGTCCGCGGGGATCACGGGGGTCTGA
- a CDS encoding PP2C family protein-serine/threonine phosphatase codes for MRRSHGPSGAGPARHHRHSLLAVPLGLIAVIVAVDLLSGPDVHLGPLLVVAPAITAAFAGPLVTGAVGVLAVAAQVVIGIFHGGLTTFNHEAQIIGLLLISTVVVVFRYAHERHERELAQVRLVADVVQSVLLRPLPARSGPLRMAAVYRASAAQARVGGDLYAAVRSRAGTRVLIGDVRGKGLDAVGDAALLLGAFRAAAHRDPPLPRLVAHLQNTVYWDTVEPADSGSASETFVTAAVLEIPDAEPVVRIISCGHPPPLLLRGGRAVPLTVRDPALPLGLGGDVSEDDYTAESFGFGPGDVLLLYTDGAVEARDAEGRFYPLAERVAGWREGDPRRLVDRVHADLLAHAGGALDDDVALIAVARTG; via the coding sequence ATGCGCCGCTCGCACGGACCGTCCGGTGCCGGGCCGGCCCGGCACCACCGCCACTCGCTGCTGGCCGTGCCGCTGGGGCTCATCGCCGTCATCGTGGCCGTGGACCTGCTGTCCGGCCCGGACGTCCACCTCGGCCCGCTGCTGGTGGTCGCCCCGGCGATCACGGCGGCGTTCGCCGGGCCGCTGGTCACCGGCGCGGTCGGGGTCCTGGCCGTCGCCGCGCAGGTGGTGATCGGGATCTTCCACGGCGGGCTGACGACCTTCAACCACGAGGCCCAGATCATCGGCCTGCTGCTGATCTCCACGGTCGTCGTGGTCTTCCGCTACGCGCACGAGCGGCACGAGCGGGAACTGGCGCAGGTCCGGCTGGTGGCCGACGTCGTCCAGTCGGTGCTGCTCCGGCCGCTCCCGGCGCGCAGCGGACCGCTGCGCATGGCGGCGGTGTACCGGGCGTCCGCCGCGCAGGCCCGGGTCGGCGGGGACCTCTACGCCGCCGTCCGCAGCCGGGCGGGGACGCGGGTGCTGATCGGGGACGTCCGGGGCAAGGGGCTGGACGCGGTCGGGGACGCCGCCCTGCTGCTGGGCGCCTTCCGGGCCGCCGCGCACCGCGACCCGCCGCTGCCCCGGCTGGTCGCCCACCTGCAGAACACCGTGTACTGGGACACCGTGGAGCCGGCGGACAGCGGGTCCGCGTCCGAGACCTTCGTGACCGCGGCGGTCCTGGAGATCCCCGACGCCGAGCCCGTCGTCCGGATCATCAGCTGCGGCCATCCCCCGCCGCTGCTGCTGCGCGGCGGCCGGGCGGTCCCGCTGACCGTCCGGGACCCGGCGCTGCCGCTGGGCCTGGGCGGGGACGTGTCGGAGGACGACTACACGGCCGAGTCCTTCGGGTTCGGCCCCGGAGACGTCCTCCTGCTCTACACCGACGGCGCGGTGGAGGCCCGGGACGCCGAGGGCCGCTTCTACCCGCTCGCCGAGCGGGTGGCGGGCTGGCGGGAGGGCGATCCGCGGCGGCTGGTGGACCGCGTCCACGCGGACCTGCTGGCGCACGCGGGCGGGGCGCTGGACGACGACGTCGCCCTGATCGCCGTCGCACGCACCGGCTGA
- a CDS encoding maleylpyruvate isomerase family mycothiol-dependent enzyme, which produces MSVLTFDRHRAEITGQAGRLLSHVEGVPLTAPVPSCPGWTVAHLLRHVTGALTWAGTVVAGRAAEPVPHDIVDDVEPRPGDDRSTLTTGLARAAERLSGALAEAGPDTAVWSPGPLATTGFWARRMAHETAVHRADAALAAGVRYTLDDAVALDALDEWTAFAALPEAYGPRPGAPDLLGPGRTLRFEAVGTAADPLGEWLIDLTGTAPVRRRAAERAAVTVRGTPGDLLLAVYRRPVPEGAVEVLGDAALFDLWRTRAGFWLEE; this is translated from the coding sequence ATGAGCGTCCTGACCTTCGACCGCCACCGCGCCGAAATCACCGGCCAGGCCGGGCGGTTGCTCTCCCACGTCGAGGGCGTCCCGCTGACGGCGCCCGTCCCGTCGTGCCCCGGCTGGACCGTCGCCCACCTGCTCCGGCATGTCACCGGCGCGCTGACCTGGGCCGGGACGGTCGTCGCGGGCCGGGCCGCGGAGCCCGTGCCCCACGACATCGTCGACGACGTCGAGCCCCGCCCCGGCGACGACCGGTCCACGCTGACCACGGGACTCGCCCGGGCCGCCGAGCGGCTGTCCGGGGCGCTGGCCGAGGCGGGCCCCGACACGGCCGTCTGGTCCCCGGGCCCCCTCGCGACCACGGGCTTCTGGGCCCGCCGGATGGCCCACGAGACGGCCGTGCACCGGGCGGACGCCGCCCTGGCGGCCGGCGTCCGCTACACGCTCGACGACGCGGTCGCCCTCGACGCGCTGGACGAGTGGACGGCCTTCGCGGCGCTCCCGGAGGCGTACGGGCCCCGGCCCGGTGCCCCGGACCTGCTCGGCCCCGGCCGCACCCTCCGGTTCGAGGCCGTCGGCACGGCGGCGGACCCGCTGGGGGAGTGGCTGATCGACCTCACCGGCACCGCCCCCGTCCGGCGCCGCGCCGCGGAGCGGGCCGCGGTCACCGTGCGCGGCACACCCGGTGACCTCCTGCTGGCCGTCTACCGCCGGCCCGTTCCGGAGGGAGCCGTCGAAGTCCTGGGCGACGCGGCCCTGTTCGACCTGTGGCGCACCCGCGCCGGATTCTGGCTGGAGGAATGA
- a CDS encoding signal protein, with protein sequence MRLMRSTALLFGAGALLFTGACSSSSGDGESDDAPAKLSAADLQNRWWDWTEADQDGANPIDDRDGRLCGKNQPTDVWFLAGTHGGPAKRSCRVPTGVPMAFPLVNQIASKSGCDAFLATAKGTATLDGKALEPERLTGTPVKEMRSGSLACGLWVQTGPLSAGTHTLRFEGSAGSFSTSVDYRLEAASR encoded by the coding sequence ATGCGATTGATGCGTTCCACCGCTCTTCTGTTCGGTGCCGGCGCACTGCTGTTCACCGGCGCGTGCTCCTCTTCCTCCGGTGACGGGGAGAGTGACGACGCGCCGGCCAAGCTGTCCGCCGCCGACCTGCAGAACCGCTGGTGGGACTGGACGGAGGCAGACCAGGACGGGGCGAATCCGATCGACGACCGGGACGGGCGGCTCTGCGGTAAGAACCAGCCGACCGACGTCTGGTTCCTGGCCGGCACCCACGGCGGCCCGGCCAAGCGCTCCTGCCGGGTGCCCACGGGCGTCCCGATGGCATTCCCGCTCGTGAACCAGATCGCCTCCAAGAGCGGTTGCGACGCCTTCCTGGCCACCGCGAAGGGCACCGCCACCCTCGACGGCAAGGCCCTGGAACCCGAGCGCCTCACGGGAACCCCGGTGAAGGAGATGCGTTCCGGCTCCCTCGCCTGCGGCCTCTGGGTCCAGACCGGGCCCCTGTCGGCCGGCACCCACACCCTCCGCTTCGAAGGCTCCGCGGGCTCCTTCTCCACCTCCGTCGACTACCGCCTGGAGGCCGCGTCCCGCTGA